The Streptomyces sp. NBC_01142 genome has a window encoding:
- a CDS encoding IS256 family transposase, translating to MLTVVNPDGSTPNGSLIDEIVREGARRMLAAALEAEVNSYIAELAGERDESGRRLVVRNGYHQPRKATTAAGAVEVKAPRVNDKRIDEATGERRRFSSAILPPWARKSPKISEVLPLLYLHGLSSGDIVPALEQFLGSSAGLSPATVTRLTQQWQADHKAFGERDLTGSDYVYVWADGIHLRIRLSEAKSCVLVVMGVRADGTKELIAMADGYRESAESWADLLRDAARRGMRAPVLAVGDGALGFWKALAEVFPETRHQRCWVHKTANILNALPTSAQPGARKALQDIYNAEDRDHAVKAVAAFDKTYGAKWPKAARKITDDVDDLLAFYDFPAEHWIHLRTTNPIESTFATVRLRTKVTKGAGSAAAALAMVFKLVESAQARWRAVNAPHLVALVRAGARFERGHLVERPETHAA from the coding sequence GTGCTCACCGTAGTCAACCCTGACGGTTCCACGCCAAACGGCTCCCTGATCGACGAGATCGTCCGCGAGGGCGCCCGGCGGATGCTGGCCGCCGCACTGGAAGCCGAAGTCAACAGCTACATAGCCGAGCTGGCTGGTGAACGGGACGAGAGCGGTCGTCGTCTGGTCGTGCGCAACGGCTATCACCAGCCGCGGAAGGCCACCACCGCCGCCGGAGCGGTCGAGGTCAAGGCCCCGCGCGTGAACGACAAGCGCATCGACGAGGCGACCGGTGAGCGCAGGCGGTTCTCCTCGGCGATCCTGCCGCCCTGGGCCCGGAAGTCCCCGAAGATCAGCGAGGTGCTACCACTGCTCTACCTGCACGGCCTGTCCTCGGGCGACATTGTGCCCGCACTCGAGCAGTTCCTCGGCAGCTCGGCCGGGCTCTCACCCGCCACGGTCACCCGGCTCACCCAGCAGTGGCAGGCCGACCACAAAGCCTTCGGCGAGCGCGACCTGACCGGATCCGACTACGTCTACGTCTGGGCCGACGGCATCCACCTGCGCATCCGCCTGTCGGAGGCCAAGTCCTGCGTCCTGGTCGTGATGGGCGTGCGCGCGGACGGCACCAAGGAGCTGATCGCGATGGCCGACGGCTACCGCGAGTCCGCCGAGTCCTGGGCCGACCTGCTCCGGGACGCCGCCCGGCGCGGCATGCGCGCGCCCGTCCTCGCGGTCGGCGACGGCGCGCTCGGTTTCTGGAAGGCCCTCGCAGAGGTGTTCCCCGAAACCCGCCACCAAAGGTGCTGGGTTCACAAAACGGCAAATATCCTCAACGCTCTGCCGACGTCGGCCCAGCCCGGCGCCCGCAAGGCACTCCAGGACATCTACAACGCCGAGGACCGCGACCACGCCGTCAAGGCCGTCGCCGCATTCGACAAGACGTACGGCGCGAAGTGGCCCAAGGCGGCTCGGAAGATCACCGACGACGTCGACGACTTGCTGGCGTTCTACGACTTCCCCGCGGAGCACTGGATCCACCTGCGTACGACCAATCCCATCGAATCGACCTTCGCAACGGTGCGGCTGCGGACCAAGGTCACCAAGGGCGCCGGCAGCGCGGCCGCCGCCCTCGCGATGGTCTTCAAGCTCGTCGAATCCGCCCAGGCCCGCTGGCGAGCGGTCAATGCACCCCACCTCGTTGCCCTCGTGCGAGCCGGAGCCCGCTTCGAACGCGGCCACCTCGTCGAACGCCCCGAGACTCACGCAGCCTGA
- a CDS encoding alpha/beta fold hydrolase, with amino-acid sequence MSAGSTSLLFVHGYWHGSWCWNEVIAQVAGAGRLALAVDMAGHGLRARRPECLTRRPYDSEALATEVSPVADVDLDQAGDLLISQIRQLGRGGPVTVVAHSMGGTVLTRAVQQAPELVAHAVYLTAFMPASGVPAIAYAQMPENAGELVAPSVRADPAAIGAVRLDLASDDVGYRQQLRDAFFGDVAPAVADAAIGLLTPDAPVGIALGATTLTHDGWGSTPRTYVTCARDMTVRPALQQKFIADADAAFPDNPTSVIALDSSHSPFLSMPGQVADLVAKLD; translated from the coding sequence ATGTCCGCTGGTTCTACCTCGCTGCTGTTCGTTCACGGTTACTGGCACGGTTCCTGGTGCTGGAACGAGGTCATCGCCCAGGTGGCGGGTGCCGGCCGCCTCGCTCTCGCGGTAGACATGGCAGGGCATGGGTTGCGCGCCCGTCGGCCGGAGTGCCTCACCAGACGCCCGTACGACTCCGAGGCGCTGGCCACCGAAGTCTCGCCGGTGGCGGACGTGGACCTCGACCAGGCGGGTGACCTGCTGATTTCGCAGATCAGGCAGCTCGGCCGCGGTGGCCCGGTCACGGTGGTGGCCCACAGTATGGGCGGCACTGTGCTGACGCGGGCGGTGCAGCAGGCACCCGAGCTGGTGGCTCACGCGGTGTACCTGACCGCGTTCATGCCGGCCTCGGGTGTCCCGGCGATCGCCTACGCTCAGATGCCGGAGAACGCGGGCGAGCTCGTCGCGCCGTCCGTTCGGGCCGATCCCGCCGCGATCGGAGCAGTGCGACTCGATCTTGCTTCGGACGACGTCGGCTACCGTCAGCAGCTTCGGGACGCCTTTTTCGGTGACGTCGCCCCGGCCGTCGCCGACGCCGCCATTGGGTTGCTGACGCCCGATGCCCCGGTCGGCATCGCGCTCGGCGCCACCACGCTGACCCACGACGGTTGGGGCTCCACTCCTCGCACCTACGTCACTTGTGCACGGGACATGACAGTCCGCCCGGCCCTCCAGCAGAAGTTCATCGCCGACGCCGATGCTGCCTTCCCGGACAATCCGACCTCCGTCATAGCGCTGGACTCCTCTCACTCGCCGTTCTTGTCGATGCCCGGCCAGGTAGCCGACCTCGTCGCAAAGCTGGACTGA